The Bacteroidota bacterium genome window below encodes:
- the alr gene encoding alanine racemase has protein sequence MGKKSMQVLINDSYAEIDLKALKNNFFIVKKLFSKSSDKKNINNKFICSIVKADAYGHGMLRCAEELALAGTDFLGTADYSESLRLSAYLKTKKINTTVFCMGTLPVSKTYLEVIVNENYHYTIVDVNDAKRLNSVAKSLNKKLNVQIQVDSGMNRVGFPIDTAHEAIEEILKLKNLDVVGIYSHFATSEVPHHKFAVRQVNAFKHFISEAEANLHKFKYKHISNTGGVFNYNEDIFNLIRPGISLYGYYPDDEYYDIKTGLKPVMNFKSKVRFIKKVPKGKSISYGRRYFTDKDTYIASIPVGYGDGYPRSLTNKGEVIINKKKYEIVGTVCMDWVMIDIGPEPEVKINDEVILFGAEYPVYEVAKHSGTIPYEITSNITQRIPRIYINKSR, from the coding sequence ATGGGTAAGAAAAGCATGCAGGTTTTAATCAATGATTCGTATGCGGAAATTGATTTAAAAGCTCTCAAAAATAACTTCTTTATTGTTAAAAAGCTATTTTCAAAAAGCTCTGATAAAAAAAATATTAACAATAAATTCATCTGTTCAATAGTAAAAGCTGATGCTTACGGGCACGGAATGCTAAGATGCGCCGAAGAGCTCGCTTTGGCAGGAACAGATTTCCTCGGAACTGCCGATTATTCGGAATCTCTTCGACTTTCAGCATATTTAAAGACAAAAAAGATAAATACTACAGTTTTTTGCATGGGAACGCTTCCCGTTTCAAAAACATATCTTGAGGTAATTGTAAACGAAAATTACCATTATACAATAGTTGATGTAAATGATGCAAAAAGACTGAATTCCGTCGCAAAGTCGTTAAATAAGAAGCTGAATGTTCAGATTCAGGTAGATTCCGGTATGAACAGAGTCGGTTTTCCGATAGATACGGCTCATGAAGCAATTGAAGAAATCCTGAAACTGAAAAATTTAGATGTAGTAGGTATTTATTCTCATTTTGCAACAAGTGAAGTTCCCCACCATAAATTTGCCGTAAGGCAGGTGAACGCTTTTAAGCATTTTATTTCTGAAGCCGAAGCAAATCTTCATAAGTTTAAATACAAACATATTTCCAATACGGGCGGAGTGTTTAATTACAACGAAGATATTTTTAATTTAATAAGACCCGGCATTTCTTTGTATGGCTACTATCCCGATGACGAGTATTATGATATCAAAACAGGTTTAAAGCCCGTTATGAATTTTAAGTCAAAGGTCAGGTTTATTAAGAAAGTCCCGAAAGGCAAGAGCATCTCTTACGGCAGAAGGTATTTTACTGATAAAGATACTTACATTGCATCAATTCCTGTGGGATACGGAGACGGTTATCCGCGCTCGCTTACAAATAAAGGTGAAGTGATTATCAATAAGAAAAAATATGAAATTGTGGGAACGGTTTGTATGGACTGGGTTATGATAGACATCGGACCAGAGCCGGAGGTAAAAATAAACGATGAAGTAATTTTGTTCGGAGCGGAATATCCCGTTTACGAAGTTGCAAAACACAGCGGTACAATTCCTTACGAAATCACCAGCAACATCACGCAAAGAATTCCGAGAATTTATATTAACAAAAGCAGATAA